The Bacteroidia bacterium genomic interval TGGCGTTAAAGCCTTTCAATCCACATTGTGTATCAGTAATGGAAATCCGCATGAAGGTCCTTGCCAGGAATCGAAGAAATTTTGAAACCTGAATGCGAAGCCAGGGCAAATGGGAATAATAAGAGCGGTCCTTTATCCCTATGGCTATATCTGTTTCCTTCTCTTTCAGCAATTGAAATATTTTGAGGAAACTTGGGGTTCGGTAAGGAAAATCTATATCTGTAAAAATGCAAATAGCTGCCTTTGACTTTGAAACACCCGAGCGCAAGGCAGCCCCTTTCCCCTGGTTAATTTTTATATCCAGAAATTCGAAAAAGGGTATGCTATTTCGCAATTTTTCTATGTCCTCAGGCAGTAAAGCTTTTGAGGAGCCGTCATTAACCAAAATGAGGTGAATCCTCTCCTCTGGCAGTTCTTCTACAATTTCTTCATAGCCCTCAATCACACGTTCGGCCCATTCCTCAGCAGGATTGTAACAGGGGAGAACTATATCAAGACTTGCGTTCAAATTAGCAGGATTGATTGGCTAGGGTTTGGGAGGCGAAAGGTAGTAATTGTTATACATCAGTTTCGCCTCAGCATTCTCAAGGGGCAAATATACATCAATTGTTTCATCTCGTATCATGATTGAGCCTGCAATCGGAGAATTACCCTGTAAGTAAATTACCGCTTTATTGCCCGGAGATTTGAGCTTGAATCTATAATCTCGTCTTAGCCAATTTTTGTATACATTCATTTCGAAAAGCATCCCTTCATCCAGGTGAAAGATTTGCTTGTCATCTTTGTCAAATTCCTTGAAGTTAAAAGCAGGGAAACCCGCTTGCGCTTCTTCTATCTTAGCCCACACAGAGACTTCCATCCAATTAGTATCCGGGATATGATTTTCAAATAAGATCAGAGGATCTCGTTTAGGGCCGACCCGTTCATGTTTGCCCAAATCAGCGAAATCTCCTTTTCCAAAATCTTCAAAAAAGAACCAGGAACTATCGCTTAGGTAAAATTGATCCTGACGAAAGAGGCTGTCTTTTTCAGCTTCGAAACGAGAGAGAACTTCGGGTCCTTTACTAGCCAAATCCTTCAGTTCCAATTTATGTAATGAGTAATTGCCTCCATCATGAAGCAGACTTGCCTTGGCCAATAATTGTTGTTCCGGCCAACTGATAGGAACATTCTCATGTTTCAATACCAAAATGGGCCGTTGATCTGGCATATCCTTGATGATTTCCTTCTCTACGTAGTCGGAAGAAAATAGCTGGACCAGT includes:
- a CDS encoding glycosyltransferase family 2 protein codes for the protein MNASLDIVLPCYNPAEEWAERVIEGYEEIVEELPEERIHLILVNDGSSKALLPEDIEKLRNSIPFFEFLDIKINQGKGAALRSGVSKSKAAICIFTDIDFPYRTPSFLKIFQLLKEKETDIAIGIKDRSYYSHLPWLRIQVSKFLRFLARTFMRISITDTQCGLKGFNAKGRDVFLQTTIKRYLADLEFIFLSDRRKDLTMKSVEVSLRPGIIFSKVNPRILFAEGINFLRVFFRSLGS